From Granulicella cerasi, a single genomic window includes:
- the hemW gene encoding radical SAM family heme chaperone HemW has product MSAAAKNGSLGVYVSVPFCRAKCSFCNFASGVGNDAAVAAYVEKLTAEIRSARADAERMGVVLPDAVDTVYFGGGTPSLLLPEQMRAIFAALRESFSLASGAEMTLEAAPGQIDDALLESVMRDGVQRVSLGVQSFVDRESSAVGRTHTAAECFAEFEHLRNAGIANVGVDLIAGLPHQTAASWRQTLDALAASRVQHASVYMLEIDEDSRLGQEVLRGGERFHAPHVTSDELATELYEQACEALPAMGYTQYEISNFAQAGFESRHNRKYWQRAPYFGFGLDAHSMLLRGDGAALRFANTDELASYGFGSRTRPEIVDEDAAFEESIFLGLRLREGVNVAALREAFGARADALRLAVQEMCEAGWMVERDGCWTLTLQGRVISNEVFGRLLEPVEV; this is encoded by the coding sequence GTGAGCGCAGCGGCGAAAAACGGGAGTCTGGGCGTGTACGTGAGCGTGCCGTTCTGTCGTGCCAAGTGCTCGTTCTGCAACTTTGCCAGTGGGGTGGGCAATGATGCCGCCGTGGCCGCCTATGTGGAGAAGCTGACCGCGGAGATTCGCTCTGCGCGCGCCGACGCTGAGCGCATGGGCGTGGTACTGCCGGATGCCGTGGACACTGTGTACTTCGGCGGAGGCACGCCGAGCTTGCTGCTTCCAGAGCAGATGCGAGCGATCTTCGCAGCGCTGCGCGAAAGTTTTTCGTTGGCTTCAGGTGCGGAAATGACCTTGGAAGCCGCGCCAGGGCAAATCGACGATGCGCTGCTCGAATCCGTGATGCGCGATGGTGTGCAGCGTGTCAGTCTGGGCGTGCAGTCGTTTGTCGATCGCGAAAGTTCGGCTGTGGGGCGTACGCACACCGCGGCGGAGTGCTTTGCGGAGTTCGAGCATCTCCGCAATGCGGGAATCGCGAATGTGGGCGTCGATCTGATCGCCGGGCTGCCGCATCAGACGGCTGCGAGTTGGCGCCAGACGCTCGATGCGCTTGCAGCTTCGCGAGTGCAACATGCGAGCGTCTACATGCTGGAGATCGACGAGGACTCGCGGCTGGGGCAGGAGGTTTTGCGCGGTGGCGAGCGATTCCATGCGCCACACGTGACCTCTGACGAGTTGGCGACGGAGCTCTATGAGCAGGCGTGTGAAGCGCTGCCCGCGATGGGCTATACGCAGTACGAGATTTCGAACTTTGCGCAAGCCGGGTTTGAGTCGCGACACAATCGCAAATACTGGCAGCGTGCGCCGTACTTCGGTTTCGGACTGGATGCGCACTCGATGTTGTTGCGTGGCGATGGCGCTGCGCTGCGTTTTGCAAATACCGACGAGTTGGCAAGCTACGGCTTCGGCAGCCGCACGCGACCGGAGATCGTGGATGAAGACGCAGCCTTTGAGGAGAGCATCTTCCTTGGGCTTCGGCTGCGCGAAGGCGTGAATGTGGCGGCGTTGCGTGAGGCGTTCGGCGCGCGCGCTGATGCGCTGAGGCTTGCGGTGCAAGAGATGTGCGAAGCCGGATGGATGGTTGAGCGTGATGGGTGTTGGACGCTCACGCTGCAAGGGCGTGTCATCTCCAATGAAGTATTTGGCCGACTGCTGGAGCCGGTGGAAGTCTAG
- a CDS encoding ATP-binding protein, protein MNPSQLRRALLQVFLLPIVALLLLASVFIWQTVAGVRSVEHIQRADRNISYSSAVMLHMTEEETALRGFQITGNEIFLQPYTFASAPLARDFEAMRDGFRGLDLDPRPIDDLEAANAAWRTGVAEPIVAAVRRGEYTSDPGVNLREKGHIDALRAETRGILTSQRGIRDAAVAEFHSNVRHAIEAGIALAAVLGIMVGVFSFGKLQAISYAFQQTFREVNDKAHLASEAEQRLRAILTSIGDAVIVCDNEGRVEMLNTVAQILTGYSQQNALHRPIAEVLPLVDETTRESLDPSRLFDRAIHTGNQLHALLEPQDRATPQEVVVDLSASPIFDTDRKRTGSVIVFRDITEQLQTRHALLASEKLAVAGRLAATIAHEIHNPLDAVINILYLLRNHPDADDQNSLLDLASGELDRVAQISRAMLGMYRESKTPVAVNLTDLLESLLLLLDRHFMQASITVQKELLPDAIITGYPAELRQVFTNLLTNALDASSSGSTLTVSMHRSVHPTGITVVVHDHGVGIDAETLPHLFQPFFTTKGEKGTGLGLWVSQGIVQKHGGSISVESSTEASTHGTTLTVTLPRGNAPFIAAERN, encoded by the coding sequence GTGAATCCATCGCAGCTTCGGCGCGCTCTTTTGCAGGTCTTCCTGCTGCCGATCGTCGCCCTGCTCCTGTTAGCGTCCGTCTTCATCTGGCAAACGGTCGCGGGCGTCCGGTCCGTCGAGCACATTCAACGCGCCGACCGGAATATCTCCTACAGTTCCGCCGTTATGCTGCACATGACGGAAGAAGAGACTGCGTTGCGTGGCTTTCAGATCACCGGCAACGAGATCTTCCTGCAGCCTTATACCTTTGCCTCTGCACCCCTGGCGCGTGATTTCGAAGCTATGCGCGACGGCTTTCGTGGGCTCGATCTTGACCCGCGCCCCATCGACGACCTCGAAGCCGCCAACGCCGCGTGGCGCACTGGCGTAGCCGAGCCGATCGTCGCCGCCGTTCGCCGCGGCGAGTACACCTCCGACCCCGGCGTGAACCTTCGCGAGAAGGGCCACATCGACGCCCTGCGCGCAGAAACTCGCGGCATCCTGACCTCGCAGCGAGGCATCCGCGATGCCGCCGTTGCCGAATTTCACAGCAACGTTCGCCATGCGATTGAGGCCGGAATCGCGCTGGCCGCCGTCCTCGGAATCATGGTCGGAGTCTTCTCCTTCGGCAAACTACAGGCCATCTCCTACGCGTTTCAGCAAACCTTCCGCGAGGTGAACGACAAGGCGCATCTTGCCAGCGAAGCCGAGCAACGTCTGCGAGCCATCCTCACGTCCATCGGCGATGCGGTCATCGTCTGCGACAACGAAGGGCGCGTCGAAATGCTCAACACCGTCGCGCAGATCCTCACCGGATACTCGCAGCAGAATGCGCTGCATCGTCCGATCGCAGAGGTGCTGCCACTCGTGGACGAGACCACGCGCGAATCCCTCGATCCGAGCCGACTCTTCGATCGTGCCATCCACACCGGCAATCAGCTCCATGCGCTGCTCGAGCCACAAGACCGCGCGACTCCACAGGAAGTTGTGGTCGACCTGAGTGCGTCGCCTATCTTCGATACGGACCGCAAACGCACTGGCTCTGTGATCGTCTTCCGTGACATCACCGAGCAGTTGCAGACGCGTCACGCGCTGCTCGCCAGCGAGAAACTCGCCGTCGCAGGACGCCTTGCCGCAACGATCGCGCACGAGATCCACAATCCGCTCGACGCAGTCATCAACATCCTCTATTTGCTGCGCAATCATCCGGACGCCGACGATCAGAACTCACTGCTCGACCTGGCCTCGGGCGAGCTCGACCGCGTAGCGCAGATCTCACGCGCAATGCTCGGCATGTATCGCGAGTCAAAGACGCCGGTCGCGGTGAACCTGACCGATCTGCTCGAAAGCCTGCTACTCCTGCTCGATCGCCACTTCATGCAGGCATCGATCACCGTGCAGAAGGAGTTGCTGCCGGACGCGATCATCACCGGCTATCCCGCGGAGCTGCGCCAGGTCTTCACCAACCTGCTGACCAACGCGCTCGATGCCTCAAGCAGTGGTTCGACGCTCACCGTTTCGATGCATCGCTCGGTTCACCCTACAGGCATCACGGTGGTGGTGCACGATCACGGCGTCGGCATCGATGCCGAGACGTTGCCGCATCTCTTCCAGCCCTTCTTCACCACGAAGGGCGAAAAAGGAACGGGCCTCGGGCTGTGGGTGAGCCAGGGCATCGTGCAGAAACACGGTGGCTCCATCTCCGTAGAGAGCAGCACCGAGGCGTCCACCCACGGCACGACGCTTACGGTCACGCTGCCTCGCGGCAACGCCCCGTTCATCGCAGCTGAGCGCAACTAG
- a CDS encoding threonine aldolase family protein, producing the protein MIDLRSDTVTKPTAAMRAAMAAAEVGDDVYCEDPTVNALEARAAEIFGREAALFLPTGSMGNTIAARMHTQPGQEVVCESRAHLLDWEMAMVAAFAGCVPRTVVGEGGVFRWADVEKAIAPKIYFKAQTALVWVENTHNMAGGIVTPVDVLEEIWAGAKAAGLKTHCDGARVFNAAAALGVDVKVLTHGFDTVMFCLSKGLGAPVGSMLVGSRAAMDRARELRKALGGGMRQAGILAAAGLIALEEMPSKLADDHANAKLLAQAVASCPGVKVDLDRVQTNIVIFEVGAGKSGELVQALKAAGVLASAIGPGAVRLVTHRDVSREDCQRAAQILTSELTKLAS; encoded by the coding sequence ATGATTGATCTGCGAAGCGACACAGTGACGAAGCCCACAGCGGCGATGCGCGCAGCGATGGCTGCAGCGGAGGTTGGCGACGACGTTTATTGCGAAGACCCGACGGTGAATGCGCTCGAAGCGCGCGCGGCCGAGATCTTCGGTCGCGAAGCTGCGCTTTTCCTGCCGACGGGCTCGATGGGCAATACGATCGCGGCGCGGATGCACACGCAGCCGGGGCAGGAGGTCGTGTGCGAGTCGCGCGCGCATCTGCTCGACTGGGAGATGGCGATGGTGGCGGCGTTTGCAGGATGTGTGCCGCGCACGGTTGTCGGCGAAGGCGGCGTATTCCGCTGGGCGGATGTCGAAAAGGCGATCGCTCCGAAGATCTACTTCAAGGCGCAGACGGCGTTGGTGTGGGTAGAGAACACGCACAACATGGCGGGCGGTATCGTGACGCCGGTCGATGTGCTCGAAGAGATTTGGGCCGGAGCGAAAGCGGCGGGACTGAAGACGCATTGCGATGGCGCACGCGTATTCAACGCTGCTGCGGCGCTCGGTGTGGATGTGAAGGTGCTGACGCATGGTTTCGACACGGTGATGTTCTGTTTGTCGAAGGGGCTTGGCGCGCCGGTCGGTTCGATGCTCGTTGGCTCGCGCGCGGCTATGGATCGTGCTCGTGAGCTGCGTAAGGCTCTCGGTGGGGGCATGAGGCAGGCCGGCATTCTGGCGGCTGCGGGCTTGATTGCGCTCGAGGAGATGCCGTCAAAGCTGGCGGACGATCACGCGAACGCGAAGTTGCTCGCGCAGGCCGTGGCCTCATGCCCCGGTGTGAAGGTGGACCTTGACCGCGTGCAGACGAACATCGTGATCTTCGAGGTCGGCGCAGGGAAGTCAGGCGAGCTGGTGCAGGCTCTGAAGGCTGCTGGCGTGTTGGCGAGCGCGATCGGCCCAGGCGCGGTTCGGCTGGTGACGCATCGCGATGTAAGCCGCGAGGATTGCCAGCGCGCCGCGCAGATTCTGACGAGCGAATTGACGAAGCTCGCGAGCTAG
- a CDS encoding PD-(D/E)XK nuclease family protein, with translation MPARSTKLPELLRSLEEGTLLLTPDAAAAASWRRLHDDAQRQAGKQLWQPANILCWNEWLRRLHTELVVAGHEERILLNAAQEHSLWREVVLADPEHSLLAPADSLAELAFDGFRTASAWQVETNLRHTAVTHDARRFAAWVEHFQRMTSRDHLLPGAQLERALVERLRQHHVPLLKRILLLGFDEVLPAQVHLLDAFASAGTRVVELAYDHARPVAHSATVLPDETKELRFGLRWLRHYLDAHPGHHAAIVVPDLQEIAPTLEPLLGEIFAPWIQDVAAENTIVPWQNDIASPLRNNLMVRSAIDLLAWVLGPLSLQRLSALLTSPYTGLAPDPDAAARFDAFVIQPCMLLRPEMTLFFAQQLAREKPQHAAIAEWLYKLHQFAMETAALPPRRSFAQWTDTLWLLLKTASWADARPLDAQETEVREAFASVVDQMATLDFQPQRVTLTEFAREFERQLGATATPTHTAANIHIMTPEAAASQVFDALLFLRATDDKLPSPLRAHPLIDRNLQRAHGMPGTDGSLDLQRAQRLFAKLLQAAPTALFTTAAESPQAKLRPSPFLSTIPEVAACTLLPPEQRDETVQLESFADIEPLPLLPSPQVRGGARVLKQQAACGFLAFAELRLGGHDIESGDAGFNAIDSGNVLHEALEEFWRETKSQAELLAMDQQQRHQAIVDAVDKALQRYRTQDRWDVAYLALYRERMISLLHAWMPFELERGPFTVIAFEEKTTASIGPLELTLRMDRIDRVRDNGMVYIDYKTGASATPSSWAGDRPEEPQLPLYALQGEVAQLSGLAFARLRAGEQMQYQGWAIEDGILPEKGSTTVDFEDHVAAWKDALTNLAHQFADGRAEVAPKDPTVNCKHCAQRLLCRVNIDALLQHVEESEEASHG, from the coding sequence ATGCCCGCGCGTTCCACCAAGCTTCCCGAGCTGCTTCGATCTCTTGAAGAAGGCACGTTGCTGCTGACACCCGATGCAGCGGCGGCGGCGAGCTGGAGACGTCTGCACGACGACGCGCAGCGACAGGCCGGCAAACAACTCTGGCAGCCCGCAAACATTCTCTGCTGGAACGAGTGGCTTCGCCGACTGCACACAGAACTCGTCGTTGCCGGGCATGAAGAGCGCATTCTGCTGAACGCCGCGCAGGAGCATAGCCTGTGGCGCGAGGTCGTCCTCGCGGACCCCGAGCATTCACTGCTCGCCCCAGCGGACTCGCTCGCCGAACTCGCGTTTGATGGCTTCCGCACAGCTTCGGCCTGGCAGGTAGAGACGAACCTGCGCCACACCGCAGTGACGCACGATGCCCGACGCTTCGCCGCCTGGGTGGAACACTTCCAGCGCATGACGTCGCGCGATCATCTGCTGCCCGGTGCGCAGCTCGAGCGTGCGCTCGTCGAGCGGTTGAGACAGCATCACGTCCCGCTACTCAAGCGCATCCTTCTTCTCGGCTTTGACGAAGTGCTGCCTGCACAAGTGCATCTGCTCGACGCCTTCGCGAGCGCAGGCACACGTGTCGTCGAACTGGCGTATGACCACGCCCGGCCTGTCGCTCATTCCGCTACCGTTCTGCCGGACGAAACGAAGGAGTTGCGCTTCGGACTTCGGTGGCTGCGTCATTATCTTGACGCGCACCCCGGCCATCACGCGGCGATCGTGGTGCCGGACCTTCAGGAGATCGCGCCCACGCTTGAGCCGCTTCTCGGCGAAATCTTCGCGCCCTGGATACAGGACGTGGCCGCAGAAAACACCATCGTGCCGTGGCAAAACGACATTGCCAGCCCCTTGCGAAACAACCTGATGGTGCGTTCCGCGATCGACCTGCTGGCCTGGGTGCTTGGGCCTCTGAGCCTGCAGCGTCTGAGCGCTTTGCTCACCTCGCCGTACACAGGTCTGGCTCCCGATCCGGATGCCGCCGCGCGCTTCGATGCCTTTGTCATTCAGCCGTGCATGCTGCTGCGTCCGGAGATGACGCTCTTCTTCGCGCAGCAGCTTGCGCGAGAGAAGCCACAACATGCGGCCATCGCAGAGTGGCTGTACAAGCTGCATCAGTTTGCGATGGAGACTGCGGCGCTTCCGCCACGGCGCAGCTTCGCGCAGTGGACCGACACGCTCTGGCTGCTGCTGAAGACCGCTTCGTGGGCCGACGCGCGCCCGCTTGACGCGCAGGAGACCGAGGTCCGCGAAGCATTCGCCTCCGTCGTCGATCAGATGGCCACGCTGGACTTTCAGCCGCAGCGCGTTACGTTGACCGAGTTCGCCAGAGAGTTCGAGCGCCAACTCGGTGCGACCGCCACGCCGACGCACACTGCCGCAAACATCCACATCATGACGCCCGAGGCCGCCGCTTCGCAGGTCTTCGACGCGCTGCTCTTTCTGCGTGCCACGGACGATAAGCTGCCATCCCCGCTGCGCGCGCACCCGCTGATCGATCGCAACCTGCAGCGCGCACACGGCATGCCCGGCACAGACGGGTCGCTCGATCTTCAGCGCGCCCAGAGACTCTTTGCGAAGCTCCTTCAGGCCGCCCCCACGGCGCTGTTCACCACGGCGGCTGAGTCGCCGCAAGCGAAGCTGCGCCCCTCGCCGTTTCTCAGCACGATTCCTGAGGTGGCTGCCTGCACGTTGTTGCCTCCGGAACAGCGTGACGAAACCGTGCAGCTGGAGAGTTTCGCAGACATCGAGCCACTACCCCTGCTGCCGTCTCCGCAAGTGCGCGGCGGCGCTCGCGTATTGAAGCAACAGGCAGCATGTGGCTTCCTCGCCTTTGCTGAACTGCGTCTGGGCGGTCATGACATCGAGTCCGGCGATGCTGGTTTCAATGCCATCGACAGCGGCAATGTGCTGCATGAAGCGCTGGAAGAGTTCTGGCGCGAGACGAAATCGCAGGCCGAGCTACTGGCGATGGATCAGCAGCAGCGCCACCAGGCCATCGTCGACGCCGTCGACAAAGCGTTGCAACGCTACCGCACGCAGGACCGCTGGGACGTGGCCTACCTCGCGCTCTATCGTGAGCGCATGATCTCGCTGCTTCACGCGTGGATGCCCTTCGAACTCGAGCGAGGCCCGTTCACCGTTATCGCCTTCGAGGAGAAGACCACCGCCTCTATCGGACCGTTGGAGTTGACGCTCCGCATGGATCGCATCGACCGTGTGCGCGACAACGGCATGGTCTACATCGACTACAAAACCGGCGCGTCGGCAACACCTTCGTCGTGGGCAGGAGACCGCCCCGAAGAACCACAGCTTCCGCTTTATGCGTTGCAGGGTGAAGTGGCGCAGCTCAGCGGCCTTGCCTTTGCACGCCTCCGCGCCGGGGAGCAGATGCAGTATCAGGGTTGGGCGATCGAAGACGGAATTCTGCCTGAAAAAGGCTCTACGACCGTGGATTTCGAAGACCACGTTGCGGCCTGGAAGGATGCGTTGACGAACCTCGCGCATCAATTCGCCGACGGCCGGGCCGAGGTCGCGCCGAAGGATCCCACGGTAAACTGCAAGCACTGTGCACAGCGTCTGCTCTGCCGCGTGAACATCGACGCACTGCTTCAGCATGTTGAAGAGTCGGAGGAGGCATCGCATGGGTAA
- a CDS encoding response regulator, producing the protein MVSTPGPLVLCVDDEKVGLQVRKLLLERAGYRVLTAPDGPSGLDAFSAHPVEAVVLDFAMPGMNGGEVAAMMRATKPEVPILLLSAYLGLPPEVTALFTVYMTKGEGAPALLQRLGDILPLEANAVQQREPA; encoded by the coding sequence GTGGTTTCCACCCCGGGTCCACTCGTGCTGTGCGTAGACGACGAAAAGGTCGGCCTGCAAGTGCGCAAGCTCTTGCTGGAACGTGCAGGTTATCGCGTGCTGACCGCTCCTGACGGGCCCTCCGGCCTCGACGCTTTCTCCGCCCATCCTGTAGAGGCTGTTGTGCTAGATTTCGCCATGCCCGGCATGAACGGTGGAGAGGTTGCCGCCATGATGCGTGCGACCAAGCCCGAAGTTCCGATCCTTCTGCTCTCAGCGTATCTCGGCCTGCCGCCCGAAGTCACAGCGCTGTTCACCGTTTATATGACCAAGGGCGAAGGCGCGCCCGCGTTACTGCAACGCCTGGGAGACATCCTGCCGCTCGAGGCGAACGCCGTACAGCAACGGGAGCCCGCGTGA
- a CDS encoding UvrD-helicase domain-containing protein has protein sequence MGKLLSFASDPPPPSAMTLDAPARLEALDTTRSFIVEAPAGSGKTGLMVQRFLGLLLDPLVQLPEEVLAITFTRKATAEFGERVLHQLRDARSGQPLAETAPYFERETRRLAEAALARDAQLQWRLLEGGRSLNIRSIDSVSAAIASAVPVLSGGKRTPVEDAESLFLQAARRVSFQLGGPDATLHDALHTIFLHRDARLDQVEKLIAQMLARREQWITLVPLDAEHLTDEHLDNELRPRLEAALSAIVVDGLRRVHALTPASVLEELTILARHCSELEAPPANRFAGWRERANAPTFAADDLPLWSSLTHLLLTASKSGDWRKRITAKDLKIELPTSSCKQLKLLIDEMQNDALAAALRGVQTLPSPRYSDDEWKIVKALFRVLRHALAELKVLFAERGESDFAELSLDARQALRAEPMIADIALAGGGELRHILVDEMQDTSAAQYDLLELLTRSWDTQRTLFVVGDPKQSIYAFRQADVARFLQTTRERQLGNITMDALQLTANFRSQSHMVEGFNEIFRHVFLDPNDPLLRQDSTEVPFVAADAVLPASVPEAIVWHTTILSNSKGPDSIRAAEYQRNEAAEVRAIVEQSLEREDVKKIAILARSRSILRKVSAELTTHGIASRAVEIDLLNERQEVLDALALTRALLHPADRIAWLAVLRAPWCGLSLADLLALTGEAREDREISIAALVESRSHLLSDEGQRLLERAWTALAGALVQRGKLPLATLVERTWLTLGGDVALAVEPRRNVDRFFLLLRQLEAAAQGALDLQAITNALDRLYAEPDSTPTKVELMTIHKAKGLEWDVVIVPGLERQPPREKAELLDWLQLDDNPDGAGTFILSPVERAGESTRTLNQWLRRVRQQRQRAENRRVFYVACTRARHELHLFAMRKQLKSGELNQPAAGSLLEAALEAVAPQFANAVDARAREATTQSESEPATETIEIAATATPEPLPEQRQPAVIERLPLSFNPRARFTMPEDAEMKLEVRPAFDRPEGSFAARAFGNVVHRFLEHLAERLASGFSAETLQRDISNWEPRFVASLRGEGLAMRLAAHEAHRVARALEKTLTDPVGLWLLQPHEGAQSEAGFTTLQRTSRADRSFLAGDAVGSSGNSTLWIVDFKTTEQGARSDEQFRAQELDKYRPQLESYAAQLRLDARTPAQIRLALYYPLSSTLVEWRYDIAGDTTSSPA, from the coding sequence ATGGGTAAGCTCCTCAGCTTCGCCAGCGATCCACCTCCCCCTTCAGCGATGACGTTGGACGCTCCGGCGCGCCTCGAGGCGCTGGACACGACGCGCAGCTTCATCGTCGAAGCGCCCGCAGGCTCCGGCAAAACGGGCCTGATGGTCCAGCGCTTCCTCGGCCTCCTGCTCGACCCGCTTGTGCAACTCCCCGAAGAAGTGCTCGCCATCACGTTCACCCGCAAGGCGACGGCGGAGTTCGGCGAGCGCGTTCTTCACCAGCTACGCGACGCCCGCTCCGGGCAACCGCTTGCCGAGACGGCCCCGTACTTCGAACGCGAAACCCGCAGGCTCGCCGAAGCGGCTCTCGCGCGTGATGCGCAGCTGCAGTGGCGCCTGCTCGAGGGTGGTCGCTCGCTGAATATCCGCTCCATCGACTCGGTCTCCGCGGCCATCGCAAGCGCAGTGCCGGTGCTCTCTGGCGGCAAGCGCACACCGGTTGAAGACGCGGAGAGCCTCTTCCTGCAGGCTGCACGGCGCGTCTCCTTCCAACTCGGAGGACCGGACGCGACCCTGCACGACGCGCTGCACACCATCTTCCTGCATCGCGATGCTCGGCTCGACCAGGTGGAGAAACTCATCGCGCAGATGCTCGCACGGCGCGAGCAATGGATCACGCTGGTGCCGCTCGATGCCGAGCACCTCACCGATGAGCACCTGGACAACGAGCTTCGTCCGAGGCTGGAAGCTGCGCTCTCGGCGATCGTGGTGGATGGACTGCGCCGCGTCCATGCGCTCACCCCCGCGAGTGTGCTCGAGGAGCTGACGATCCTCGCCAGACACTGCAGTGAGCTGGAGGCACCGCCCGCCAATCGCTTCGCCGGCTGGCGAGAACGCGCGAACGCACCCACCTTTGCAGCGGACGATCTGCCGCTGTGGAGTTCGCTGACACACCTTCTGCTCACCGCCTCCAAGAGCGGCGACTGGCGCAAACGCATCACCGCAAAAGACCTCAAGATCGAGCTCCCCACAAGTTCGTGCAAGCAACTCAAGCTGCTGATCGACGAGATGCAGAACGATGCGTTGGCGGCTGCGCTGCGCGGCGTGCAGACGCTTCCCTCGCCTCGGTACAGCGACGACGAATGGAAGATCGTTAAAGCGCTCTTCCGCGTACTGCGTCACGCGCTCGCCGAGCTGAAAGTACTCTTCGCCGAGCGTGGCGAGTCGGACTTCGCCGAGCTTTCACTGGACGCGCGACAGGCCCTGCGGGCCGAGCCCATGATCGCCGACATCGCTCTCGCAGGCGGCGGCGAGCTGCGCCATATTCTCGTGGATGAAATGCAGGACACCTCGGCCGCGCAGTACGATCTGCTCGAGCTCCTCACCCGCTCCTGGGACACGCAACGCACGCTCTTCGTCGTCGGCGATCCGAAGCAGTCAATCTACGCCTTCCGCCAGGCGGACGTGGCGCGCTTCCTGCAGACCACGCGCGAACGCCAACTCGGCAACATCACGATGGACGCGCTTCAACTCACCGCGAACTTCCGTTCGCAGAGCCATATGGTCGAAGGCTTCAACGAGATCTTCCGCCACGTATTCCTCGATCCGAACGATCCTCTGCTGCGTCAAGACTCAACGGAGGTGCCGTTCGTCGCCGCGGATGCGGTGCTGCCCGCCAGCGTGCCCGAAGCTATCGTATGGCACACCACGATCCTCAGCAACAGCAAGGGGCCGGACAGCATCCGCGCAGCCGAGTATCAGCGCAACGAAGCCGCAGAGGTGCGCGCCATCGTGGAGCAGAGTCTTGAGCGCGAGGACGTCAAAAAGATCGCTATTCTCGCACGCTCGCGCAGCATTCTGCGCAAAGTTTCAGCCGAGCTTACAACGCACGGCATCGCAAGCAGGGCGGTCGAGATCGACCTGCTGAACGAGCGGCAGGAGGTGCTCGATGCGCTGGCGTTGACACGTGCATTGCTGCATCCGGCGGACCGCATTGCATGGCTGGCGGTGCTGCGTGCGCCATGGTGCGGGCTCTCGCTCGCAGATCTGCTCGCCCTCACCGGCGAGGCGCGCGAAGACCGCGAAATCTCCATCGCTGCGCTCGTCGAATCCCGCAGCCACCTGCTAAGCGACGAAGGACAACGCCTGCTCGAGCGCGCATGGACCGCACTCGCGGGAGCATTAGTGCAACGCGGGAAGCTTCCACTCGCCACGCTCGTAGAGCGCACCTGGCTTACGCTCGGCGGTGATGTGGCGCTTGCCGTGGAACCACGCCGCAACGTGGATCGCTTCTTCCTGCTGCTGCGACAACTGGAAGCAGCAGCGCAAGGCGCGCTCGATCTCCAAGCGATCACGAACGCACTCGACCGTCTCTATGCCGAGCCAGACTCGACACCGACAAAGGTTGAGCTCATGACGATCCACAAGGCCAAGGGACTGGAGTGGGACGTCGTGATCGTGCCGGGCCTCGAGCGTCAGCCACCGCGCGAGAAGGCCGAGTTGCTCGACTGGCTGCAGTTGGACGACAACCCTGACGGAGCCGGAACCTTCATCCTCTCCCCCGTCGAACGTGCGGGCGAGTCGACACGAACGCTGAACCAATGGCTGAGGCGTGTACGCCAACAGCGCCAGCGCGCCGAAAACCGCCGCGTCTTCTATGTGGCCTGCACCCGGGCGCGCCACGAGCTTCACCTCTTCGCGATGCGGAAGCAACTGAAAAGCGGCGAACTCAATCAGCCGGCCGCAGGATCATTACTCGAAGCCGCACTCGAGGCGGTGGCTCCGCAGTTTGCCAACGCCGTGGACGCAAGAGCACGCGAGGCGACGACGCAGTCCGAGTCCGAGCCGGCCACTGAAACGATAGAGATTGCCGCGACAGCAACGCCTGAGCCGCTGCCAGAACAGCGTCAGCCCGCTGTCATCGAACGGCTGCCGCTCAGCTTCAATCCCCGCGCCCGGTTCACAATGCCAGAAGACGCCGAGATGAAGCTTGAAGTGCGGCCAGCCTTTGATCGCCCCGAAGGGTCCTTCGCCGCGCGTGCCTTCGGCAATGTGGTGCATCGCTTTCTCGAGCATCTTGCCGAGCGCCTCGCCAGCGGCTTCTCCGCCGAGACATTACAGCGCGACATCTCCAACTGGGAGCCCCGCTTCGTCGCGAGCCTGCGTGGCGAGGGCCTGGCCATGCGACTCGCCGCGCATGAAGCGCACCGTGTCGCGCGCGCGCTCGAGAAGACCCTGACAGACCCGGTCGGTCTCTGGCTCCTGCAACCGCATGAAGGAGCGCAGAGCGAGGCTGGCTTCACCACGCTGCAGCGAACCTCACGCGCCGACCGCAGCTTCCTCGCCGGCGACGCCGTCGGCTCCTCCGGCAACTCCACGTTGTGGATCGTTGATTTCAAGACCACCGAGCAGGGTGCTCGCAGCGACGAGCAGTTCCGCGCGCAGGAACTCGATAAATATCGCCCGCAGCTCGAGAGCTATGCCGCGCAACTTCGCCTCGACGCGCGCACACCTGCTCAGATTCGGCTCGCTCTTTACTATCCCTTGAGCTCGACGCTCGTCGAATGGAGATATGACATCGCCGGTGATACCACTTCAAGCCCGGCATAA